Proteins co-encoded in one Flavobacteriaceae bacterium MAR_2009_75 genomic window:
- a CDS encoding mevalonate kinase has protein sequence MKGPLFYSKILLFGEYGIIKDSKGLSIPYNFFKGALKTDENPSEEAKKSNQSLREFIGYLEIVEKNSPELVSFDFETLKADVAQGMYFDSSIPQGYGVGSSGALVAAIYDKYAQDKVTVLENLTREKLLKLKKVFGKMESFFHGKSSGLDPLNSYLSLPILINSQDNIESASIPAQNADGKGAVFLLDSGSTGETAPMVQIFMEKMKQEGFRSMLKNQFIKHTDACVDDFVKGDVKSLFGNLKQLSHVVLDNFKPMIPTKFHELWKHGIETNEYYLKLCGSGGGGYILGFTEDIEKAKKSLIGHKLEVVYNF, from the coding sequence ATGAAAGGACCATTATTTTATTCTAAAATCCTCCTATTTGGAGAATACGGAATCATCAAAGATTCTAAAGGACTCTCTATACCTTACAACTTTTTTAAGGGAGCATTGAAAACAGATGAAAATCCGTCAGAAGAGGCAAAGAAGTCAAATCAGAGCCTTCGAGAATTTATCGGTTATTTAGAGATTGTAGAGAAGAACAGTCCTGAATTGGTGTCATTTGATTTTGAGACCTTAAAAGCTGATGTGGCACAAGGTATGTATTTCGATAGTTCTATTCCTCAAGGTTATGGGGTAGGTAGCAGTGGGGCACTTGTAGCGGCAATTTATGATAAGTATGCTCAAGATAAGGTTACCGTTTTAGAGAATCTTACCCGAGAAAAACTATTGAAGCTTAAAAAGGTGTTCGGTAAGATGGAATCTTTTTTTCACGGCAAGTCTTCAGGTCTAGATCCATTGAACAGCTATTTGAGTCTTCCTATACTTATAAATTCACAAGATAATATTGAATCTGCCAGTATACCTGCTCAAAATGCAGATGGTAAAGGTGCTGTGTTTTTATTGGATAGTGGGTCGACAGGTGAAACGGCACCAATGGTTCAGATTTTCATGGAAAAGATGAAACAAGAAGGATTTCGTAGTATGTTAAAGAATCAATTTATTAAGCATACCGATGCATGTGTCGATGATTTTGTCAAAGGTGATGTGAAATCACTTTTTGGTAACCTGAAACAATTATCACATGTCGTACTTGATAACTTCAAACCGATGATTCCTACCAAGTTTCATGAATTATGGAAACATGGTATCGAAACTAACGAGTATTATTTGAAACTCTGTGGTTCTGGTGGTGGCGGTTATATTTTAGGTTTTACTGAAGATATCGAAAAGGCCAAAAAGTCTTTGATTGGTCATAAATTAGAAGTGGTTTACAACTTCTGA
- a CDS encoding 4-hydroxybenzoate polyprenyltransferase — MFSRKNRLLLLKLLSLFSVVRGYNVLMIALAQYLAAVYILAPELPLRKVVFDFNLFIIVFSSALVIASGYIINNFYDAEKDLINKPRKSMLDRLVSQQFKLITYFVLNFLATFAASYVSFKAVLFFSAYVFGIWFYSHKLKKIAFIGNFVSATLAITPFFAVFVYYKNFDTVIFVHAIFLFLLILIREMLKDLENIAGDMAQNYKTIPILYGQRVSKICISLLFLFTLIPAFLLTEYFDVGYMHFYFLVCIGLLVLLVVMLWRANTKLHYVGLHNIIKFIIIVGVFSILLIDIDLVLNRIL; from the coding sequence ATGTTTAGCAGAAAAAATAGGCTCTTACTGTTAAAGTTATTGAGTCTTTTCTCTGTGGTGCGTGGTTATAATGTCTTGATGATTGCCTTGGCGCAGTACTTGGCGGCGGTTTACATTCTGGCTCCAGAACTGCCCTTGCGAAAAGTAGTTTTCGATTTTAATCTATTTATAATTGTTTTTTCTTCAGCACTGGTGATAGCTAGTGGATATATCATAAACAATTTTTACGATGCCGAAAAAGACCTAATCAACAAGCCAAGAAAAAGCATGTTAGATCGCTTGGTAAGCCAGCAGTTCAAACTGATAACTTATTTTGTTCTCAATTTCTTGGCAACATTTGCCGCAAGTTACGTGTCTTTTAAAGCGGTACTCTTTTTCTCCGCTTATGTATTTGGTATTTGGTTCTATTCGCATAAGCTTAAAAAGATTGCCTTTATTGGCAATTTTGTTTCGGCAACATTAGCGATTACTCCGTTTTTTGCAGTTTTCGTCTATTACAAGAATTTTGATACCGTGATTTTTGTTCATGCCATATTTCTATTTCTTTTGATTTTGATCCGTGAAATGCTGAAAGATTTAGAAAATATAGCCGGTGACATGGCTCAGAACTATAAGACCATACCAATTTTATACGGTCAGCGGGTTTCAAAGATTTGTATTAGCCTACTTTTTTTATTTACTCTAATACCTGCTTTTTTATTGACTGAATACTTTGATGTTGGTTATATGCACTTTTATTTCTTGGTGTGTATTGGTCTTCTTGTACTATTGGTAGTTATGCTGTGGAGGGCAAATACTAAATTACACTATGTAGGCCTGCACAATATTATCAAGTTCATCATTATCGTAGGTGTGTTCAGCATATTACTAATTGATATAGACCTCGTACTCAATAGAATACTTTAG
- a CDS encoding 23S rRNA pseudouridine2605 synthase, translating to MSRSGSNDGKRASGRQGGNFRKKSYARGNAPVKKQHNTEKQGDPNLIRLNKYVANSGVCSRREADIFISAGNVTVNGKPITEMGYKVKLEDEVKFDGRLLNPAKREYVLLNKPKDFTTSTRNEHGRRTAVGLISKATKTELKPIGKMGKDNTGLLLFTNDGEMSKRLNSPKNGLRKIFHIELTKPLRSADLKKIKDGLLVDEKVVKVQDVSFIENSPKSQVGMEIYSSRSNIVQRIFETLGYEIVKLDRAVYAGLTKKDLPRGHWRYLTEQEVANLRMIN from the coding sequence ATGAGCAGATCGGGATCAAATGACGGAAAGAGAGCATCAGGAAGACAAGGCGGAAATTTTCGTAAAAAAAGTTACGCAAGAGGAAACGCTCCTGTGAAAAAGCAGCATAATACTGAAAAACAGGGAGACCCTAACTTGATCAGGTTGAATAAATATGTGGCAAATTCAGGAGTTTGTTCTAGAAGAGAGGCCGATATTTTCATTTCTGCCGGAAATGTGACCGTAAACGGAAAGCCCATTACCGAAATGGGCTATAAGGTGAAACTAGAAGATGAGGTCAAGTTTGATGGTCGTCTCTTAAATCCGGCAAAAAGGGAGTACGTGCTGCTGAATAAACCAAAAGATTTTACGACTTCTACGCGAAACGAGCACGGAAGACGTACAGCTGTGGGCTTAATTTCTAAAGCTACTAAAACCGAATTAAAACCAATCGGTAAAATGGGTAAAGATAATACGGGCTTGCTTTTGTTTACCAATGACGGTGAAATGAGCAAACGTCTGAACAGCCCTAAGAACGGACTTCGAAAAATATTTCATATCGAGTTGACCAAGCCGCTCAGAAGTGCTGATCTCAAGAAAATCAAAGATGGCCTATTAGTTGATGAAAAGGTGGTTAAGGTGCAAGACGTAAGTTTTATTGAAAACTCACCGAAGAGCCAAGTAGGTATGGAAATCTATAGCAGTAGAAGTAACATCGTACAGCGAATTTTTGAAACCTTGGGTTACGAGATAGTTAAATTGGATAGGGCCGTATACGCCGGCCTCACCAAAAAAGATTTACCCCGTGGTCACTGGCGTTATCTTACAGAGCAAGAGGTTGCCAATCTTAGAATGATTAATTGA
- a CDS encoding type IX secretion system PorP/SprF family membrane protein has product MRNLFNNIALTSIFIFVAVINGRAQQTPTFSEYNYNPYLINSAFAGLAPSAEIGISNSGFFNQIEGSPRNFSLSFHTPLNRGKLGLGAGLVRDKIGVTTSTSAFATYSYKIFFDTKSNRPYWQIYSPNSVSFSISPGLQQYQENLLELGIMNDPNFAMNINATIPTVGIGFLLNLANVYVGLSTPNVIGDMLSSDDNVDINVPYYGYLGYRFFSNQFEELMIKPNVLLKYENGAPFQADINLAISFNNFELGTGYRTNSSINLLAGIYFLKNLRLIYNYNLATNDSPLGNTHGFILNYRFGNGYKID; this is encoded by the coding sequence ATGCGGAATTTATTTAACAATATCGCTCTTACATCAATCTTCATATTTGTGGCAGTAATTAATGGCAGAGCACAACAAACTCCTACTTTTTCAGAATATAACTATAACCCATACCTAATAAACTCTGCATTTGCCGGCCTAGCACCTAGTGCAGAGATTGGCATTAGTAATTCAGGTTTTTTCAATCAGATTGAAGGTAGCCCTAGAAATTTCTCTTTAAGTTTTCACACACCCTTAAACAGGGGCAAGTTAGGCCTAGGAGCTGGACTTGTGCGTGATAAAATTGGAGTTACCACTTCTACTAGCGCATTTGCAACCTATTCGTACAAAATATTCTTCGATACTAAAAGCAATAGACCTTATTGGCAAATATATTCTCCAAACTCGGTATCGTTCTCGATTTCACCTGGTTTACAGCAATATCAAGAAAATCTCTTGGAACTAGGTATCATGAACGACCCCAATTTCGCTATGAACATCAATGCAACCATACCTACTGTGGGTATTGGTTTTCTTTTGAATCTCGCTAACGTATATGTAGGCCTTTCCACTCCAAACGTAATTGGTGATATGCTATCTTCAGATGATAACGTAGACATTAATGTACCGTATTACGGATATCTGGGATATCGCTTTTTTTCAAACCAGTTTGAAGAGTTGATGATAAAGCCCAATGTACTTTTAAAATATGAAAATGGAGCTCCTTTTCAGGCAGATATCAACCTTGCCATTAGTTTTAATAATTTTGAGCTAGGTACTGGGTACCGCACCAATTCGTCTATCAACTTACTTGCTGGTATCTATTTTTTGAAAAATCTGCGCTTAATCTATAACTATAATCTAGCTACAAATGATTCCCCCCTAGGCAATACCCATGGGTTCATTCTTAACTATAGATTTGGTAATGGATATAAAATCGATTAA
- a CDS encoding gliding motility-associated-like protein: protein MIKSLIYLVFFLFGISLVAQTTPIPDANFEQFLVDQGIDTNGLTGDILDTDAQAITDLNITRNDITDFTGLEAFVNLITLDLGRNDFATAPLTTLTLLEELVFDDNDVLASLDITQNVNLKILTIGATGNGGTPPIPSLDISQNTLLEDIYIYAFTSLADIILPQTATLKNIQIIASAEDVFDFTNHSGLEELWLNQNTSTTNITLPASKTTLTKLDIRNQRVSSVDLTGFNALEDVNLGGTEVETLLLPTSTALRRLTITRHKLPSVFSFAPVPNLEILYVTSNLLTTAFDVDITSNTLLDDLDLSNNKMENLNMTQNTLLTEVDVSRNALATFDTSQNTLLEDLNASRNNITSLDLSQNVALEDLNLNTNELPTIDLTTNIELDNLNLGTNQIPTLHITTNTKITNLSIDDNLFTTTGLDLTQNVDLRSLNAERNQIESLDITQNLDLNTIILNYNLFPGTAILDQFYAIRAGDDGIRSGTLEVSHNLLTGSIPNFTDLMHLGPGHDWTRYFELTIDNNYFEFGDIEGEHQDLVAMLTTLGSFNIPVMRTYDYAPQAKVNAIENLTPNAGTNITLITNVRGAENHYQWFKDGVPIADATDSPEYTITDLNTCDDGVYHSEITSDLVPFENANPPGTNGKNLLLVRNDITLAVNATKACVTLANPVNGASNVPINTGIEWNDNPGACGYKISVGTSSGATDIVNNEDVGEVSIYNFATDLPPNQEIFVTITPYFDDGDFAGCSEESFTTNVSAVAPDCTSLNSPENGDTGVSTDIPSITWNPANGADTYQISISSTSGNNDMALTDIGNVLNYSLSSSFEGDDVVTVTIVPRNSVGDAIGSCTSESFTIESAAPQPPLCTSLASPANNDTDVAIDVSNITWNSAANATGYKLAISSTSGNNELTLTDIGNTLTHTFATPFQNDDVVTVTLIPYNGVGDASGSCASESFTIESAAPQPPLCTSLVSPANYDTDVAIDVSNITWNSAANATGYKLAISSTSGNNDMLLTDIGNMLTHTFATPFQNDDVVTVTLIPYNGVGDATGPCSSESFTIVSAAPQPPLCTSLASPANNDTNVPTDISNITWNNTADATGYKMAISSTSGNNDMTLTDIGNTLTHTFAVSFQNDDVVTITLIPYNGAGDATGPCTTESFTIVSASPQPPSCTNLISPSNNDTNVATDISNITWNSVADATGYKLAISSTSGNNDMALTDIGNTLTHTFSMPFQNDDVVTVTLIPYNGVGDATGPCASESFTIQSIQVSANCATLILPINEDINVPIDINIAWNEVNSAVGYYLTVGTTSGGNDILDYEDVGMLTSYNLPTELPEGTLIYLNITPYDSSGNITGCEEQTFTTIAESEEPEESEEPVAEYETKYGFSPDGDGINDFWSIDGIEYYPNNTVSIFNRWGDMVYQVKNYDNAFNVFSGTANMRTKLGAGQLPSGTYFFNIEIEGETILSKTQGYLVLKR, encoded by the coding sequence ATGATCAAGAGCCTGATTTATCTTGTCTTTTTCCTTTTTGGAATTTCTTTAGTAGCCCAAACCACACCTATACCTGATGCAAATTTTGAACAATTTTTAGTTGATCAAGGAATAGATACCAACGGGCTTACAGGTGATATTTTAGACACTGATGCGCAGGCAATCACAGACTTAAATATCACAAGAAACGATATTACTGATTTTACTGGATTGGAGGCCTTTGTAAACTTGATTACCCTTGATCTGGGTCGAAACGATTTTGCAACAGCTCCTTTGACCACGCTTACCTTGTTAGAAGAACTGGTTTTTGACGACAATGATGTCTTAGCGAGTTTAGATATTACACAAAATGTTAACCTCAAAATATTAACCATTGGAGCGACAGGAAATGGAGGAACCCCCCCAATACCATCATTAGACATTTCACAAAATACCCTATTAGAAGATATTTACATATATGCCTTTACCAGCTTGGCAGATATCATATTACCGCAAACCGCAACATTAAAAAACATACAAATTATAGCCAGTGCTGAAGATGTTTTTGATTTCACCAATCATAGCGGACTTGAAGAGTTATGGTTAAATCAGAATACGTCTACTACAAACATAACCTTGCCTGCCTCAAAAACAACCCTTACGAAACTAGATATTCGAAACCAAAGAGTTAGTTCTGTAGACCTAACTGGATTCAATGCATTGGAAGACGTTAATCTTGGAGGCACCGAAGTTGAAACCCTGCTATTACCTACATCAACCGCATTAAGAAGACTCACGATAACTAGGCATAAATTACCAAGCGTATTTTCTTTTGCACCTGTACCAAACCTTGAGATACTATATGTTACATCCAACCTCTTGACTACTGCATTTGATGTGGATATCACTTCAAATACACTGTTAGATGACCTCGACTTATCTAACAACAAGATGGAGAACTTAAATATGACTCAAAACACTTTGCTCACAGAGGTAGATGTTAGTAGAAATGCTTTAGCAACGTTTGATACAAGTCAAAATACATTGCTAGAAGACCTAAATGCTTCAAGAAACAACATAACATCCTTAGACTTATCGCAAAATGTGGCATTGGAAGATCTCAATTTAAACACAAACGAACTACCAACAATTGATTTAACCACTAACATAGAACTAGATAACTTAAACTTGGGTACAAACCAGATTCCGACCCTACATATTACCACGAATACTAAAATCACCAATCTAAGTATAGACGACAACCTTTTCACCACAACTGGTTTAGATTTAACGCAGAATGTAGACTTAAGAAGTTTAAATGCGGAAAGAAATCAAATCGAGTCTTTAGACATCACCCAAAACCTTGACCTAAATACAATTATCTTAAATTATAATCTTTTCCCCGGCACCGCTATTCTAGACCAGTTTTATGCAATCCGTGCTGGTGATGACGGTATTCGCTCTGGTACGCTAGAAGTGAGCCATAACCTATTGACCGGTAGCATTCCTAATTTTACTGATCTTATGCATCTTGGACCTGGCCACGATTGGACAAGATACTTTGAACTTACCATTGACAATAATTATTTTGAGTTTGGCGATATAGAAGGCGAGCATCAAGATTTAGTTGCTATGTTGACCACATTGGGTAGTTTCAATATTCCAGTTATGAGAACGTATGACTATGCCCCTCAAGCCAAGGTCAATGCTATTGAAAATCTTACACCGAATGCCGGTACAAACATCACTTTAATCACAAATGTACGAGGCGCCGAAAATCATTATCAATGGTTTAAAGATGGGGTTCCTATTGCAGATGCAACTGATTCACCAGAATACACGATTACCGATTTAAACACTTGTGATGACGGGGTTTATCATTCAGAAATTACCAGTGATTTGGTCCCTTTTGAAAATGCCAATCCACCCGGAACTAATGGTAAAAACCTACTGTTGGTTAGAAACGATATTACATTGGCCGTAAACGCCACAAAAGCATGTGTTACACTTGCTAATCCTGTAAACGGTGCATCAAATGTGCCTATTAACACAGGAATTGAATGGAACGATAATCCCGGAGCCTGTGGCTATAAAATTAGTGTTGGCACCTCAAGTGGGGCGACAGATATAGTGAATAATGAGGATGTAGGAGAAGTGTCCATTTACAATTTTGCGACTGACCTCCCCCCTAATCAAGAAATTTTTGTCACCATTACACCGTATTTTGATGATGGTGATTTTGCCGGATGTAGCGAAGAATCATTTACTACAAATGTTTCAGCCGTTGCTCCTGATTGTACATCATTAAATTCTCCTGAAAATGGTGATACTGGAGTTTCTACAGATATTCCTAGTATTACATGGAATCCGGCCAATGGTGCAGATACCTACCAAATTAGCATTTCTAGTACCAGTGGAAATAATGATATGGCACTTACCGATATCGGTAATGTACTCAACTATTCTTTATCATCTTCTTTTGAAGGAGATGACGTGGTAACTGTAACAATTGTTCCCCGAAATAGTGTGGGCGATGCTATAGGCTCTTGTACTTCTGAAAGTTTTACTATAGAAAGTGCTGCACCTCAACCGCCATTATGTACAAGTCTGGCTAGTCCCGCAAATAACGATACCGATGTAGCTATTGACGTTTCAAACATCACTTGGAACAGCGCTGCAAATGCAACAGGATACAAACTGGCTATTTCATCCACCAGTGGAAACAACGAATTGACACTTACCGATATCGGTAATACGCTCACACATACCTTTGCTACGCCATTTCAAAATGATGATGTAGTAACCGTTACCCTAATTCCGTATAACGGTGTTGGTGATGCTTCAGGATCTTGTGCTTCGGAAAGTTTTACTATCGAAAGTGCTGCTCCTCAACCGCCATTATGTACAAGTCTGGTTAGTCCCGCAAATTACGATACCGATGTAGCTATTGACGTTTCAAACATCACTTGGAACAGCGCTGCAAATGCAACTGGATACAAACTGGCTATTTCATCCACCAGTGGAAACAACGATATGTTACTTACCGATATTGGTAATATGCTCACACATACCTTTGCTACGCCATTTCAAAATGATGATGTAGTAACCGTTACCCTAATTCCGTATAACGGAGTTGGTGATGCAACCGGACCTTGTTCTTCGGAAAGTTTTACTATTGTAAGTGCTGCACCTCAACCGCCACTGTGTACAAGTCTGGCTAGTCCGGCTAATAACGATACAAATGTCCCAACAGACATTTCAAACATCACTTGGAACAATACTGCGGATGCCACAGGATACAAAATGGCTATTTCATCAACCAGTGGAAACAACGATATGACACTTACCGATATCGGTAATACGCTCACGCATACCTTTGCTGTGTCTTTTCAAAATGATGATGTAGTTACCATTACCCTAATTCCGTATAACGGAGCTGGTGATGCAACAGGACCTTGTACAACGGAAAGTTTTACGATTGTAAGTGCTTCACCTCAACCACCCTCTTGTACTAATCTAATTAGCCCATCAAACAACGATACAAATGTAGCTACGGACATTTCTAACATTACTTGGAACAGCGTTGCGGATGCCACAGGATACAAACTGGCCATTTCATCCACAAGTGGTAACAACGACATGGCGCTTACCGATATTGGAAATACGCTCACACACACCTTTTCAATGCCTTTTCAAAATGATGATGTGGTGACCGTTACCCTAATTCCGTATAATGGTGTAGGCGATGCGACCGGGCCTTGTGCTTCGGAGAGTTTTACTATCCAATCCATTCAGGTTTCAGCTAATTGTGCAACGTTAATATTACCGATAAACGAAGATATCAATGTCCCAATAGACATCAATATAGCTTGGAATGAAGTAAATAGTGCTGTCGGTTATTACCTGACGGTTGGTACAACTTCAGGAGGTAATGATATTCTAGATTATGAAGATGTCGGCATGTTAACTTCCTATAACCTACCAACAGAACTACCTGAAGGAACCTTGATTTATTTAAATATAACTCCGTACGATTCATCAGGAAATATTACCGGTTGTGAAGAACAGACATTTACAACTATAGCTGAATCGGAAGAACCAGAAGAATCGGAAGAACCAGTTGCCGAATACGAAACCAAGTACGGATTCTCGCCAGACGGTGATGGAATAAATGATTTTTGGTCTATTGACGGTATTGAATACTACCCTAACAATACGGTTTCTATTTTCAATAGATGGGGCGATATGGTCTATCAAGTAAAAAATTATGACAATGCATTCAACGTGTTTTCAGGCACAGCAAATATGCGAACAAAGTTAGGTGCCGGTCAATTGCCGAGCGGCACGTACTTCTTCAATATAGAAATTGAAGGTGAAACTATATTAAGTAAAACACAAGGTTACCTTGTATTAAAGCGATAA
- a CDS encoding endonuclease/exonuclease/phosphatase family protein, with the protein MKLKVAEYNMQWMKYLFVNGLPINVPPPLDKPESDWNEQERITVKSQRLISVLAHLDADIIAVVEGPDTLANGTKTAKAQLEAWMNVFGLTSRNYKVVQGFTSSGQQELCAIYDADKLIVEHTPEGKNSFNEPFLADTLEQSIKEQYKHFRPPVELTIKSKANQKKLFKMIIAHAKSKGIFDHVDYARYEHLSNLNRRKLYAECIHMRERVDKWINEGDKVIVTGDINDGMGSDFYENRFGKSAIEILLGSVYEPELVLKSALGRPKLGKFGWSPSSSSFTDTITNNWFTVLIDHILVSQDIKIEKSAVLNPYSEPHKSDLDQDLKDALKKASDHFPVCVEIDV; encoded by the coding sequence ATGAAACTGAAAGTCGCTGAGTACAATATGCAATGGATGAAATATCTATTCGTGAACGGTCTTCCTATAAACGTTCCACCTCCATTGGATAAACCGGAATCAGATTGGAACGAACAAGAACGCATTACTGTTAAAAGTCAACGATTGATATCTGTTCTGGCCCATTTAGATGCCGATATTATCGCTGTGGTCGAAGGCCCTGATACTTTGGCCAATGGCACTAAAACCGCCAAGGCCCAATTAGAAGCCTGGATGAACGTCTTTGGCCTAACTTCTCGAAATTATAAGGTGGTTCAGGGGTTTACCTCTAGCGGACAACAAGAACTTTGCGCTATTTATGATGCCGATAAGCTTATCGTAGAACACACCCCTGAAGGCAAGAACAGTTTTAACGAGCCCTTTTTGGCAGATACGCTCGAACAAAGTATAAAAGAGCAATACAAACACTTTAGACCTCCCGTAGAACTTACGATCAAAAGTAAGGCGAATCAAAAGAAGCTTTTCAAAATGATAATCGCCCATGCCAAATCTAAAGGTATTTTTGACCATGTGGATTACGCCCGTTACGAGCATCTTTCGAACCTGAACCGTCGAAAACTATATGCCGAGTGCATACATATGCGAGAACGGGTCGATAAATGGATCAATGAGGGCGATAAAGTAATTGTTACCGGAGACATCAATGATGGCATGGGTAGCGATTTTTATGAAAATCGTTTTGGCAAAAGTGCAATCGAAATATTATTGGGCAGTGTTTACGAACCTGAATTAGTACTTAAAAGTGCTTTGGGAAGACCAAAATTGGGCAAGTTTGGTTGGTCACCAAGTTCCAGTTCGTTTACCGACACTATTACCAATAACTGGTTTACCGTACTAATCGATCATATTTTGGTCAGTCAAGATATTAAAATAGAAAAAAGTGCTGTGCTCAACCCCTATTCAGAGCCCCACAAATCTGATTTAGACCAAGACCTCAAAGATGCCCTTAAAAAAGCATCTGACCATTTTCCGGTGTGCGTAGAAATTGATGTTTAA
- a CDS encoding peptidase M1-like protein — protein sequence MNRPKQFRALSLFVLLFWSTLILQAQDTYQRNTSADIQGYIFGLTLNDESNQIKGEAEITVDFKNEVNPFALDLVAKSDTYGMQVTQIFEGDKVANYSFEKNKINIVPTSSEEKTRTYKVIYEGIPERGLVIDTTKFGQRSFFGDNWPNLARHWLPSVDHPSDKATIEFRITAPDHYDVVATGEKIEESNLGNGLKLTTYKEPAPVAMKVVTIGVTKFASTLLDEVYDIPVSAWVYPENRLDGFSDYGVATKVLKYFIDNIGPYSYAKLANMQAKTQWGGLENAGTIAYFENSVTGKNEVEGLIAHEIAHQWFGNSASENDWNHVWLSEGFATYFAILYQESVYGNEKRKEELELDRKQIIDYYQRNPSPIVDATITDPLKVLSTNTYQKGGWTLNMLRHKLGDETFWKGIQNYYKAFRNSNVMSADFQKIMEETSGEDLTTFFQQWLFVKGHPEIKWDWNYKRGKLQINLKQLQEHHVFQFPIEIGVIKDGKTTIYKTEITSAQKIYTIQLDYEPDDIILDPESWLLFEEMR from the coding sequence ATGAACAGACCAAAACAGTTTCGCGCCCTTTCTTTATTTGTATTACTATTTTGGTCTACGCTTATTCTACAGGCACAAGACACCTATCAAAGAAACACTTCTGCCGATATTCAGGGCTATATATTCGGGCTCACTCTAAATGACGAATCGAACCAAATAAAAGGTGAGGCTGAAATTACTGTTGATTTTAAGAATGAAGTGAATCCTTTTGCGTTGGATTTGGTGGCGAAATCGGATACTTACGGTATGCAGGTAACCCAAATTTTTGAAGGCGATAAGGTTGCGAATTACTCATTTGAGAAGAATAAGATTAACATCGTTCCTACTTCCTCCGAAGAAAAAACAAGAACGTATAAAGTAATTTACGAAGGTATTCCTGAAAGGGGACTTGTTATTGATACCACTAAATTTGGGCAACGTTCTTTCTTTGGTGATAACTGGCCCAATTTGGCACGACACTGGCTTCCGTCAGTTGACCACCCATCGGACAAAGCTACTATTGAGTTTAGGATTACTGCGCCCGATCATTATGATGTGGTGGCTACCGGAGAAAAAATCGAGGAAAGCAATTTGGGCAACGGATTAAAATTGACTACCTATAAAGAACCAGCCCCTGTTGCCATGAAGGTCGTAACCATTGGCGTTACAAAATTTGCCAGCACACTTCTAGACGAGGTTTATGACATTCCCGTTTCGGCCTGGGTGTACCCTGAAAATAGACTCGATGGTTTTTCTGATTATGGGGTAGCCACTAAAGTATTGAAATATTTTATTGATAATATTGGTCCGTATTCATACGCCAAGCTGGCCAACATGCAAGCCAAGACCCAATGGGGCGGGCTGGAAAATGCGGGTACCATTGCCTATTTTGAAAATTCCGTTACCGGAAAAAACGAGGTAGAAGGACTCATTGCCCACGAAATAGCCCACCAATGGTTCGGTAATTCTGCCAGTGAAAACGACTGGAACCATGTTTGGCTCAGTGAAGGTTTCGCTACCTATTTTGCTATTTTATATCAAGAGAGTGTTTACGGTAATGAAAAACGAAAGGAGGAGTTAGAATTGGACCGCAAGCAGATTATCGATTATTACCAAAGGAACCCGTCGCCAATCGTAGATGCGACCATTACCGACCCCCTAAAAGTTTTAAGTACCAATACTTATCAAAAAGGCGGATGGACGCTAAATATGCTTCGCCATAAACTAGGCGACGAAACTTTTTGGAAAGGCATACAAAACTATTACAAAGCCTTTCGAAACTCGAATGTAATGTCAGCCGACTTTCAAAAAATAATGGAAGAGACATCCGGTGAGGACTTAACAACATTCTTTCAGCAATGGCTATTTGTAAAAGGGCACCCTGAAATTAAGTGGGACTGGAATTATAAACGGGGTAAATTGCAGATCAACCTCAAGCAACTTCAAGAACACCATGTATTTCAATTTCCGATAGAAATTGGTGTAATAAAAGATGGCAAGACAACTATTTATAAAACAGAAATTACTTCCGCCCAAAAAATCTACACTATACAACTTGATTATGAACCGGACGATATTATTCTTGATCCGGAATCTTGGTTATTGTTCGAAGAAATGCGCTAA